One genomic region from Sphingobacterium multivorum encodes:
- a CDS encoding EamA family transporter: MLQGQKKAASPLMVVVAYFIIYVVWGSTFFFIEKALHSFPPFILGSFRFVAASAILMTYCAIKGYKLFNKRSIQEAAIVGFLLLFVDMAGVIWAEQYVSGGVAAIIAAAAAIWFILLDRPKWKENFSSISTVAGVALGFCGVVMLFAEQIMATNDNTDGTLKVIALSILVLGSIAWTVGSLISKYFKKSEKEEKEDLHVMVKTAWQMVTAGVLFNITALFTGEYASFTLSSVAPVDWFNLGYLITFGSILAFSSYIWLLQVRPAMEVSTYAYVNPIIALILSHFFTSHVVTSLQIVGLAVILFSVLLMNWKAYRTKLSSRNKRKKILQQENSLERLIAADPQTDNKHVPETELVH; the protein is encoded by the coding sequence ATGTTGCAAGGACAAAAAAAGGCTGCTAGCCCATTAATGGTTGTAGTTGCTTATTTCATTATTTATGTGGTATGGGGCTCGACCTTTTTCTTTATAGAAAAAGCATTGCATAGTTTCCCGCCATTTATTTTGGGTTCGTTTCGATTTGTTGCAGCCAGTGCAATTCTAATGACATATTGTGCTATAAAGGGATATAAATTATTTAACAAGCGTTCTATTCAAGAGGCCGCAATCGTAGGTTTTTTATTGCTCTTTGTGGATATGGCCGGGGTTATCTGGGCGGAGCAGTATGTATCTGGTGGTGTTGCTGCTATTATTGCTGCAGCCGCGGCAATCTGGTTTATTTTATTGGACAGACCCAAATGGAAAGAAAACTTTAGCAGCATTAGCACGGTTGCTGGTGTAGCATTAGGTTTCTGTGGTGTTGTGATGCTGTTTGCCGAACAGATCATGGCAACCAATGATAACACAGACGGTACCCTTAAGGTGATTGCCCTGTCTATCTTAGTATTGGGTTCTATCGCTTGGACTGTAGGTTCATTGATTTCCAAGTATTTTAAAAAATCCGAAAAAGAAGAAAAAGAGGACCTGCATGTTATGGTGAAAACTGCTTGGCAAATGGTTACCGCAGGCGTTCTCTTTAATATCACGGCGCTTTTTACCGGTGAATATGCATCATTTACACTGAGCAGTGTAGCACCTGTTGACTGGTTCAATTTGGGGTATCTAATCACATTTGGTTCCATCCTTGCTTTTAGCTCGTATATTTGGTTATTGCAGGTACGTCCAGCAATGGAAGTAAGTACATATGCGTATGTAAACCCAATTATTGCACTTATTTTAAGTCATTTTTTCACTTCGCATGTGGTGACCTCATTGCAAATTGTCGGATTAGCGGTTATTCTATTCTCTGTCCTATTAATGAACTGGAAAGCATATCGTACCAAGCTGTCCTCGCGCAACAAAAGGAAAAAGATCCTTCAGCAGGAGAATAGTTTAGAGCGTTTGATAGCAGCGGATCCCCAAACGGACAACAAACATGTTCCTGAGACGGAATTAGTTCATTAG
- a CDS encoding 5'-nucleotidase — MNISKQIAFIGSLGVASLLMVTGCTKQLHPTQKDFQQYHINSDMQADPAVVSIYEPFKHKMEAEMNRVIGHADKALTKEKTAETLMGNFFCEALLWMSEHNAHNPADLAFATKGGIRNDLKAGDITVGHIFEVMPFENTLTILELKGSQIRQLADYIATTHGQPIAGMTLTITGNKAQDIKIKGQAIEDNKLYKLVTYDYLANGGDNLTLLTQPVSRANYPQRMREGLIEYVSELTKEGKKVNAELDGRIKIN, encoded by the coding sequence ATGAATATTTCGAAGCAAATTGCCTTTATTGGTAGCCTTGGTGTCGCTTCGCTTTTGATGGTTACAGGTTGTACAAAACAACTCCATCCAACGCAAAAAGATTTCCAACAATATCATATCAATAGCGATATGCAAGCTGATCCTGCAGTCGTGTCAATCTACGAACCCTTCAAACACAAAATGGAGGCGGAGATGAATCGTGTGATTGGACATGCGGACAAGGCATTGACAAAAGAGAAAACAGCGGAAACATTAATGGGCAATTTTTTTTGTGAAGCCTTGTTGTGGATGAGTGAACACAATGCTCATAACCCTGCGGATTTGGCGTTCGCAACAAAGGGTGGGATCCGAAATGATCTTAAAGCAGGCGATATTACTGTAGGACATATTTTTGAGGTTATGCCCTTTGAGAATACATTGACTATACTCGAGCTCAAAGGTAGTCAGATTCGTCAGCTTGCTGACTATATTGCTACAACACATGGACAACCTATAGCCGGAATGACGTTGACAATTACAGGCAACAAAGCTCAGGACATAAAGATCAAAGGTCAAGCTATTGAAGATAATAAGTTATATAAACTAGTGACCTATGATTATCTTGCCAATGGTGGTGATAACCTCACCTTACTGACACAACCTGTATCGCGGGCTAATTATCCGCAACGTATGCGTGAAGGTTTGATTGAATATGTGAG
- a CDS encoding FUSC family protein, whose protein sequence is MRNLFLRYTLHSDFIIYTIRVLIGFLIGYPLFVSFPQYSVSWTLISIILVISPQENESKKIAIDRAKSNFIGSAIGLSLYFVPISQLYAMIIGIVASLITCKLLNIMAVARTSMVALIIVYLHEQQSRSYFAALDRFGCVCLGCLIGLGVILSTSNIILKLRKRYNC, encoded by the coding sequence ATGCGTAATCTATTCCTTCGCTATACGCTGCATTCTGATTTTATTATATACACCATCCGGGTATTGATTGGCTTCCTTATAGGTTATCCCCTTTTCGTATCCTTCCCCCAATATTCGGTTTCCTGGACACTAATTTCCATTATATTGGTCATTTCACCGCAAGAGAATGAGTCGAAAAAAATAGCCATCGACCGGGCTAAATCCAACTTTATAGGATCAGCAATTGGTCTCAGTCTATATTTCGTTCCCATTTCGCAACTCTATGCCATGATTATCGGTATTGTTGCGTCATTGATTACATGCAAGCTACTCAATATTATGGCTGTGGCACGGACTTCTATGGTTGCGTTAATTATCGTCTACCTTCATGAACAGCAAAGTCGCTCCTACTTCGCCGCTTTGGATCGCTTTGGCTGTGTGTGCTTAGGTTGTCTGATTGGATTGGGCGTCATCCTGTCAACGAGTAATATTATTCTGAAATTAAGAAAAAGGTACAATTGTTGA
- a CDS encoding Lrp/AsnC family transcriptional regulator: MTKVEYNLDQVDYKILRLMQDNGRINNADIARELGMAPSAILERVKKLEQKDVILKYSAKINPAAVDQKLLSFIFIKANDIIGEQGVGLALAEIPEVQEVHDIAGDDGYLIKVRTADSTGLVDLMRNTLSKVEGIISTRTTIVLQTVKEDQQVVIPE; encoded by the coding sequence ATGACAAAAGTAGAATATAATTTAGACCAGGTCGACTATAAAATCTTGCGCTTAATGCAGGATAATGGACGGATCAACAATGCTGACATCGCAAGAGAATTAGGCATGGCACCATCGGCAATCCTCGAGCGCGTAAAGAAGCTTGAACAAAAAGATGTGATTTTAAAGTATAGTGCCAAGATCAATCCTGCCGCGGTCGATCAGAAACTTTTATCGTTTATTTTTATCAAAGCCAATGATATTATTGGCGAACAGGGTGTAGGGTTGGCACTTGCGGAAATCCCTGAAGTTCAAGAGGTACACGACATTGCAGGTGATGACGGTTATCTTATTAAAGTAAGAACTGCGGATTCTACAGGTTTAGTGGATCTCATGCGAAATACCTTAAGTAAAGTGGAAGGTATTATTTCAACGCGTACAACAATTGTACTTCAGACGGTCAAGGAAGATCAGCAGGTTGTTATACCCGAGTAA
- a CDS encoding FAD-binding and (Fe-S)-binding domain-containing protein — translation MKDQNQLALLASQLKGELYYTHETKDQTMLLAYSTDASVYQEKPLAVAIPVDHDDIKKLIDFARHNGVTIIPRTAGTSLAGQVVGNGIIMDISRHFNHILELNVDEQWVRVQPGVIRDDLNNYLKPFGLMFGPETSTASRAMVGGMIGNNSSGLHSIVWGDTRHNLISANVLLDDCSEVTFEAVDEAAYFKKLLLAGREGDIYRNMNALLTDPEHLSAIEAGYPKRSITRRNTGYALDILADRSTPFNMCNLLAGSEGTLAIVTEAKLKLMPLPPQELGLLCVHFADMVECMYGNVVALGHKPEASELVDKYIMDFTVGHPTYKYNRFFIEGDPQALLIVEFRGHTAAETEAKAMALKADLIARGLGYAYPYITGIEQTNLVWDVRKAGLGLIRNLPGDSQPVNLIEDCAVSPEDLPDYVRDIQNLLVEEGVHASYYAHAGAGELHIEPFVNLKTAAGKRTFRSILEKTSDLVLKYNGSLSGEHGDGRLRGEFIGKVLGEKVYKLLEDVKYIFDPQGVFNANKIVNTPPMDAHLRYDNDSNRTEIKTYFDFSKDESILRLAEKCSGSGDCRKTEITGGTMCPSFMATRDEKDTTRARANMLRQFLTNSTKKNRFDHEEIKEVMDLCLSCKGCKTECPSSVDVAKMKAEFLQHYYDEHGAGFRTKLIANFTQSQKLGSWVAPIYNFVVKNDFLSGIVKKTVGFAPKRSLPTVNGTTLTQWVKKQAMASDSKRRVYLFSDEFTEYNDAEIGITAYKLLTALGYEVVIPKHVQSGRTYLSKGFVKKAKEIANQNIHFLKGLITDDTPLLGVEPSGIITFRDEYLSLVDDDLRVDAQKIAKNALMIDEFLLNEMKAGRIHSEQFTSETKKIKLHGHCYQKAFHLVTVTEQVLSFPTNFSVETIPSGCCGMAGSFGYEAEHYDISMKVAELVLLPTIRETESGTLIAAAGTSCRHQIKDGVGRKSYHPVEILYDALLK, via the coding sequence GTGAAAGATCAGAATCAATTAGCCTTATTAGCGTCTCAACTCAAAGGGGAGCTCTATTATACCCATGAAACGAAGGACCAAACGATGTTGCTTGCCTATTCGACAGATGCGTCTGTTTATCAAGAAAAACCCTTGGCCGTAGCCATACCCGTCGATCATGATGATATCAAAAAATTAATTGATTTTGCGCGGCACAACGGTGTCACAATCATACCACGCACCGCCGGCACTTCTTTAGCTGGTCAGGTAGTAGGCAATGGCATTATCATGGATATTTCTCGTCATTTTAACCATATACTTGAACTTAATGTCGACGAGCAGTGGGTTCGGGTACAACCTGGTGTGATCCGTGACGACTTGAATAATTATCTTAAACCGTTCGGACTGATGTTTGGCCCTGAAACTTCGACTGCAAGCCGTGCGATGGTAGGTGGAATGATTGGCAATAACTCTTCGGGTCTGCATTCGATTGTTTGGGGCGATACACGACACAATTTGATTTCGGCCAATGTACTTTTGGACGACTGTTCTGAAGTGACCTTTGAAGCAGTTGATGAAGCAGCCTATTTTAAGAAATTATTATTAGCTGGTCGTGAGGGGGATATCTACCGTAATATGAATGCATTATTGACAGACCCCGAGCATTTAAGCGCCATTGAAGCGGGCTATCCAAAACGATCTATCACGCGCAGAAATACCGGTTATGCTTTGGATATCCTTGCCGATCGCTCGACACCTTTCAATATGTGTAATTTGTTGGCAGGGTCCGAAGGAACGCTGGCTATTGTTACAGAAGCGAAACTCAAACTGATGCCCTTACCACCGCAGGAACTAGGCTTACTTTGTGTTCATTTTGCGGATATGGTGGAGTGTATGTATGGTAATGTAGTAGCCTTAGGGCACAAGCCGGAAGCATCCGAATTGGTAGATAAATACATCATGGATTTTACGGTTGGGCATCCAACTTATAAGTATAACCGTTTTTTTATAGAAGGCGATCCACAAGCGCTGTTGATCGTTGAGTTTAGGGGGCATACAGCTGCCGAAACAGAGGCAAAAGCGATGGCATTGAAAGCAGATCTAATTGCTCGTGGCTTAGGATATGCCTATCCATATATTACCGGTATTGAACAGACGAATTTAGTTTGGGATGTGCGCAAGGCAGGACTGGGGCTAATTCGCAATTTGCCAGGTGACAGTCAACCTGTAAATTTGATTGAAGATTGCGCGGTGTCGCCTGAAGATCTACCTGATTATGTGCGTGATATTCAAAATCTTTTGGTGGAAGAAGGGGTGCATGCATCCTATTATGCGCATGCGGGAGCCGGGGAACTGCATATTGAACCGTTCGTGAATTTGAAAACAGCAGCAGGGAAGCGTACATTTCGTTCAATCCTCGAAAAAACCAGCGATCTTGTGTTAAAATATAACGGTTCACTGAGTGGTGAGCACGGTGATGGTCGTCTGCGTGGCGAATTTATCGGCAAAGTGCTTGGTGAAAAAGTTTACAAATTGCTTGAAGATGTAAAATACATCTTTGATCCACAGGGCGTTTTTAATGCAAATAAAATTGTCAATACGCCGCCAATGGATGCTCATTTACGTTATGACAACGATAGCAACCGAACAGAAATAAAGACCTATTTCGATTTTTCTAAAGATGAGTCTATTCTTCGGTTGGCAGAAAAGTGTTCTGGTTCGGGAGATTGCCGAAAGACTGAAATTACTGGTGGAACAATGTGCCCTTCATTCATGGCTACGCGCGATGAAAAAGATACGACACGGGCGCGGGCAAATATGTTGCGTCAGTTTTTAACGAATTCCACAAAGAAAAATCGTTTCGATCATGAGGAGATCAAGGAAGTTATGGACCTTTGCTTAAGCTGCAAAGGCTGTAAAACGGAATGTCCTTCGAGTGTGGATGTAGCCAAAATGAAAGCAGAATTTTTACAGCACTATTATGATGAGCATGGCGCAGGGTTTCGAACAAAATTAATCGCTAATTTCACCCAGTCTCAGAAACTCGGATCTTGGGTTGCACCAATCTATAATTTTGTGGTCAAAAATGATTTCTTGTCAGGGATAGTCAAAAAAACGGTAGGATTTGCGCCAAAACGTTCCTTACCTACAGTCAATGGAACGACTTTAACCCAATGGGTAAAGAAACAAGCAATGGCAAGTGATAGTAAGCGTCGGGTTTACCTTTTTTCGGATGAGTTTACCGAATATAATGATGCCGAGATAGGCATTACCGCATATAAGTTACTGACTGCCTTGGGGTATGAAGTAGTCATTCCAAAACATGTGCAAAGCGGGCGGACTTATCTTTCTAAAGGCTTTGTGAAAAAAGCAAAGGAGATTGCGAATCAAAATATCCATTTCTTAAAGGGACTAATTACGGATGATACGCCACTTTTAGGCGTCGAACCCTCAGGGATAATTACATTTCGCGATGAGTATTTAAGTTTAGTCGATGATGATTTACGTGTTGACGCGCAAAAAATAGCCAAAAACGCGCTGATGATTGACGAATTTCTGTTGAATGAAATGAAAGCGGGGCGTATTCATTCCGAACAGTTTACCTCGGAAACGAAAAAGATAAAGCTTCATGGCCACTGTTATCAAAAGGCTTTTCATCTCGTTACTGTTACGGAACAGGTCCTATCATTTCCGACGAACTTTAGCGTAGAAACAATTCCTTCGGGTTGTTGTGGTATGGCAGGGTCATTTGGTTATGAGGCTGAGCATTATGATATTTCGATGAAAGTAGCCGAATTGGTTTTATTGCCAACCATACGCGAAACAGAA